In Planctomycetota bacterium, a genomic segment contains:
- a CDS encoding Gfo/Idh/MocA family oxidoreductase, translating into MPENRHQINRRAFLGGAAASALALGCRRLHIVPRHAIGGPRVIPPSDKINVAGIGCGGKGASDVAGLESENIVALCDVDTARGAGIFKRFANAKVFQDYRVMLQEMDKQIDAVTVSTADHSHAPASMMAIRMGKHCFTQKPLTHSMFEARALAEAARKHKVATVMGIQGHCGEHQRVLCEWVWAGILGPVREVHIWTDRPGKWWNTQGMDRPKDTPPCPPSLDWNLWLGPAPERPYHPVYHPFAWRGWWDFGTGALGDIACHAFDGVFWALKIGQAKSFEVEAVHSGHNGETYPKWSIITYRIPARADMPELKLVWYDGGKTAERPKELEPDRKLGDNGQLLIGDKATMLDGRIIPEAKMKEMQPALPPKTLPRSPGIYEEYKRAIRGGEPCGANFPDFAGPLAELVLSGNVAIRFPQTKLAWDWRRLKCTNIPEANQYVHREYRKGWTL; encoded by the coding sequence GTGCCTGAGAACCGCCACCAGATCAATCGCCGCGCCTTTCTCGGCGGGGCCGCGGCGTCGGCCCTCGCCCTCGGGTGCCGGCGGCTGCACATCGTGCCGCGCCATGCGATCGGCGGCCCCCGAGTCATCCCCCCGAGCGACAAGATCAACGTGGCCGGCATCGGCTGCGGCGGCAAGGGGGCCAGCGACGTCGCGGGCCTGGAGAGCGAGAACATCGTCGCCCTGTGCGACGTGGATACCGCCCGCGGAGCCGGCATCTTCAAGCGCTTCGCCAACGCCAAGGTGTTCCAGGACTACCGCGTAATGCTCCAGGAGATGGACAAGCAGATTGACGCGGTGACCGTCTCCACCGCCGACCACAGCCACGCCCCTGCCTCGATGATGGCGATCCGGATGGGCAAGCACTGCTTCACCCAGAAGCCGCTCACCCACTCGATGTTCGAGGCCCGCGCCCTCGCCGAAGCCGCCCGCAAACACAAGGTCGCCACTGTCATGGGCATCCAGGGCCATTGCGGCGAGCACCAGCGTGTGCTGTGCGAATGGGTCTGGGCCGGCATCCTCGGCCCCGTCCGCGAAGTCCACATCTGGACCGACCGCCCCGGCAAGTGGTGGAACACGCAGGGCATGGACCGCCCGAAGGACACGCCCCCCTGCCCGCCGAGCCTCGACTGGAACCTGTGGCTCGGCCCCGCCCCCGAGCGGCCCTACCACCCCGTCTACCACCCCTTCGCCTGGCGCGGCTGGTGGGACTTCGGCACGGGCGCCCTCGGCGACATCGCGTGCCACGCCTTCGACGGCGTCTTCTGGGCGCTCAAGATCGGCCAGGCCAAGTCGTTCGAGGTCGAAGCCGTCCACTCCGGCCACAACGGCGAAACCTATCCCAAGTGGTCCATCATCACCTACCGCATCCCCGCGCGCGCCGACATGCCCGAACTGAAGCTCGTGTGGTACGACGGCGGCAAGACGGCGGAGCGCCCGAAGGAACTGGAGCCTGACCGCAAGCTGGGCGACAACGGCCAGCTCCTCATCGGCGACAAGGCCACGATGCTCGACGGCCGCATCATCCCCGAGGCGAAGATGAAGGAGATGCAGCCCGCCCTGCCGCCCAAGACCCTGCCCCGCTCGCCCGGCATCTACGAGGAGTACAAGCGCGCCATCCGCGGCGGCGAGCCGTGCGGCGCCAACTTCCCCGACTTCGCCGGCCCGCTCGCCGAACTCGTCCTCAGCGGCAACGTCGCCATCCGCTTCCCGCAGACGAAGCTGGCCTGGGACTGGCGCCGCCTCAAGTGCACCAACATCCCCGAGGCCAACCAGTACGTCCACCGCGAATACCGCAAGGGATGGACGCTATAG
- a CDS encoding caspase family protein encodes MYGRRLVGATVLLAACLAASGCMIRRGPERVELKRMEKPPILRLGKITEEFTGSWAKAAQENQLGGRQVVTALLRQSEAASLFGPDPANLVADIHMVTNHEDDGPRLGFLALMSICTLGVWPLSYHSEWVCDVVVTLRRCDGSPVAEYPYQAKGTYDILALPLTMFSLGIAALRGPQDGMEVRQRMARKAVADLMKTAEADYDRLAKAQKANAALLASQPVMPPPTTTTPGPAVGGLPAPISRRYAVIVGVSEHKFRGKMGLTDLRYAARDAQALAAHLRSPDGGRFDSVTLLCNQDATTQNVKIALRERLREVQEGDFVVVAWSGHGGPDPRELQRLYLITHDTDPEHMAATAYAMEEFRDDLNRLRARNILVLADTCHAAGITDPTVGLRGPKDNKIVEGLRALEGAAKGPNDVPQLRLIFTSCEAGETSLENANLGGGHGVFTWFFLQAIAGQADRRDFGGNADGVVTLGETIEFTRDQVKRFTQNQQHPDTAGRFDRRVILSGSRPTAP; translated from the coding sequence ATGTATGGACGGCGACTCGTAGGGGCGACGGTCCTGCTGGCGGCCTGCCTGGCGGCCAGCGGGTGCATGATCCGCCGCGGCCCCGAGCGTGTGGAGCTCAAGCGGATGGAGAAGCCGCCCATCCTCCGCCTGGGCAAGATCACTGAGGAGTTCACCGGATCGTGGGCCAAGGCCGCCCAGGAGAACCAACTCGGCGGCAGACAGGTCGTCACCGCCCTCCTCCGCCAGTCCGAGGCCGCCTCGCTCTTCGGCCCCGACCCCGCCAACCTCGTGGCCGACATCCACATGGTGACGAACCACGAGGACGACGGACCGCGCCTCGGCTTCCTGGCTCTCATGAGCATCTGCACCCTGGGCGTCTGGCCCCTGTCGTACCACTCGGAATGGGTGTGCGACGTGGTGGTGACGCTACGGCGGTGCGACGGCTCGCCCGTGGCCGAGTACCCCTACCAGGCCAAAGGCACCTACGACATCCTCGCCCTGCCGCTCACCATGTTCTCCCTGGGCATCGCGGCCCTGCGAGGGCCCCAGGACGGCATGGAGGTGCGCCAGCGCATGGCCCGCAAAGCCGTGGCCGACCTGATGAAGACGGCCGAGGCCGACTACGACCGCTTGGCGAAGGCCCAGAAGGCCAACGCCGCGCTGCTTGCCAGCCAGCCCGTGATGCCCCCGCCCACCACGACCACGCCCGGGCCGGCCGTGGGAGGGCTGCCGGCGCCCATCTCGCGCCGCTACGCCGTCATCGTGGGCGTGAGCGAGCACAAGTTCCGCGGCAAGATGGGCCTCACCGACCTGCGCTACGCGGCCCGCGACGCCCAGGCCCTCGCCGCCCACCTGCGCAGCCCCGACGGAGGCCGCTTCGACAGCGTCACACTCCTGTGCAACCAGGACGCCACCACGCAGAACGTCAAGATCGCCCTCCGCGAGCGCCTGCGCGAGGTGCAGGAGGGCGATTTCGTGGTCGTCGCCTGGTCGGGCCACGGCGGCCCCGACCCGCGCGAGCTCCAGCGCCTCTACCTCATCACCCACGACACCGACCCCGAGCACATGGCCGCCACGGCCTATGCGATGGAGGAGTTCCGCGACGACCTGAACCGCCTGCGGGCCAGGAACATCCTCGTGCTCGCCGACACGTGCCACGCGGCCGGCATCACCGACCCCACGGTGGGCCTCCGCGGCCCGAAGGACAATAAGATCGTGGAAGGCCTCCGCGCGCTGGAGGGCGCGGCGAAGGGGCCGAACGACGTGCCGCAGCTCCGCCTCATCTTCACGAGCTGCGAGGCGGGCGAGACCAGCCTCGAGAACGCCAACCTCGGCGGCGGCCACGGCGTCTTTACCTGGTTCTTCCTCCAGGCCATCGCCGGGCAGGCGGACCGGCGTGACTTCGGCGGCAACGCCGACGGCGTAGTCACCCTCGGCGAGACCATCGAGTTCACCCGCGACCAGGTCAAGCGCTTCACCCAGAACCAGCAGCACCCCGACACCGCCGGCCGCTTCGACCGCCGGGTGATCCTCTCGGGCTCGAGGCCCACCGCCCCATGA
- a CDS encoding DUF1080 domain-containing protein, translating to MRTLVVLGAWLACVAARGGEEAKPTEGLKPPEGAIVLFDGKDTSRWNNAKVTPDGFLEVGAITKDKFGDCQLHLEFNIQPDPTGKKTPGNSGVYLQNRYEIQILNTAGGPPQKGGCGAIYQFKPPDTNQAKPPGEWQTYDITFRAPRWDADKKKTENARITVLHNGVKIHDNVEVPNKTGAGKPEGPEPGPLYLQNHGNKVFFRNVWLLPLEAAKSVQKDT from the coding sequence ATGAGAACGCTTGTCGTGCTGGGAGCGTGGCTGGCCTGCGTGGCGGCCCGGGGCGGCGAAGAGGCCAAGCCCACCGAGGGGCTCAAGCCGCCCGAGGGCGCCATCGTGCTCTTCGACGGCAAGGACACGTCGCGGTGGAATAACGCGAAGGTGACGCCCGATGGCTTCCTGGAGGTTGGGGCAATCACGAAGGACAAGTTCGGCGACTGCCAGCTCCATCTGGAGTTCAATATCCAGCCCGACCCGACGGGCAAGAAGACGCCGGGCAACAGCGGCGTCTACCTTCAGAACCGCTACGAAATCCAGATTCTGAACACCGCCGGCGGCCCGCCGCAGAAGGGCGGCTGCGGGGCGATCTACCAGTTCAAGCCCCCCGACACCAATCAGGCCAAGCCGCCGGGCGAGTGGCAGACCTATGACATCACCTTCCGCGCCCCGCGCTGGGACGCCGACAAGAAGAAGACCGAGAACGCGCGCATCACCGTGCTGCACAACGGCGTGAAGATTCACGACAACGTCGAGGTGCCCAACAAGACGGGCGCGGGCAAGCCCGAGGGTCCCGAGCCCGGGCCGCTCTACCTCCAGAACCACGGGAACAAGGTCTTCTTCCGCAACGTGTGGCTCCTGCCGCTCGAGGCCGCCAAGAGCGTGCAGAAGGATACGTAG